GGCGGCGAGAACTCCGCGCTGGGTCTGGCGGCTCTCTTGAGCATCCTCTTGGCTCTCTATGGAGCCTCCAAAGGCATGAAGGCGCTGATGGAAGGAATGAACGTGGCCTACGACGAGATTGAGAAGCGCGGCTTCGTCGCGCTAAACCTCACCGCACTCGCTCTCACTCTGCTGCTCATCCTCGCTCTGTTGGTCGCGGCGGGGTTCTTGCTCGGCATACCCGTGCTTCTCGGCGCAACCGGGCTGCCTGACGGCGCCGAAGCCGTTCTGTCCTGGCTTCACTGGATTCCTCTGGCGATCTTTGCGATTACCGGACTCTCGGTGCTCTACCGATATGGCCCTTCGCGTGAAGCGCCCAAATGGCGGTGGATCACGCCGGGCGCGACACTGGCGATCGCGATCTGGATTTTGGGTTCGGTCGGATTTTCGTTCTACGTCCGCAATTTTGGAAGTTACAACGAAACCTACGGTACGCTTGGAGGCGTGATCGTCCTTTTGACCTGGCTATGGCTTTCGGCCTACATCGTCCTGCTTGGTGCGGAACTCGACAGCGAGATCGAGCATCAGACGAAGCGCGATACCACGACCGGGGAGCCCGAACCGATGGGCGAGCGTGGGGCGATCATGGCTGATACGCTTGGCGACCCTGCCTGACCGAGCGTTGCGACTGATTATCATTTACAGGAACGCGCAAGCTCGCTAGCGGCGCTCCGGTCATTCGATCGCTGGAGCCATCCTTGAAACTCGCTTTTCCTTCCATCGCTCTGGTCTCTTGTCTCGCCAGTCCCGCTTTCGCGCAAACCCAAGCGGACGACGAAGCTGGGGATGCCGTGATTGTCGTCACGGGCGAGCGCAC
The genomic region above belongs to Qipengyuania spongiae and contains:
- a CDS encoding YihY/virulence factor BrkB family protein gives rise to the protein MTNGRSNEREGGDRGRGARKPQHIPLAGWKDILVRTKDELADDHVSVVAAGVAFFGLLAVFPTIVAAISIAGLVIDPSQIGGELDTLASGLPEAAAEILRSQAQKVTGGENSALGLAALLSILLALYGASKGMKALMEGMNVAYDEIEKRGFVALNLTALALTLLLILALLVAAGFLLGIPVLLGATGLPDGAEAVLSWLHWIPLAIFAITGLSVLYRYGPSREAPKWRWITPGATLAIAIWILGSVGFSFYVRNFGSYNETYGTLGGVIVLLTWLWLSAYIVLLGAELDSEIEHQTKRDTTTGEPEPMGERGAIMADTLGDPA